From the Salmo trutta chromosome 25, fSalTru1.1, whole genome shotgun sequence genome, the window ttggcattaatatggagttggtcccccttttctgctataacagcctccactctcctgggaaggctgtccactagatgttggaacattgctgtggggacttgcttccattcagccacaagagcattagtgaggtcgggcactgatgttgggctatttggcctggctcgcagtcggtgttccaattcattccaaaggtgttcaatggggttgaggtcagggctttgtgcaggccagtcaagttcttccacaccagtctcgacaaaccatttctctatggacctcactttgtgcacggggtcattgtcatgctgaaacaggaaagtgatttcctcaaactgttgtcaaagttgaaagcacagaatcgtctagaatgtcattgtatgctgtagcattaagatttcctttcactggaactaaggcgcgtagcccgaaccatgaaaaacagccccagaccattattcctcctccaccgaactttacagttggcactatgcagtcgggcaggtagcgttctcctggcatccgccaaacccagattcgtccatcagactgccagatggtgaagcgtgatttatccctctagagaacgcgtttccactgctccagagtccaatggcggcgagctttacaccactcaagccGACGCGTGGCAtttcgcatggtgatcttaggcttgtgtacggctgctcggctatggaaacccatttcatgaagctcccgactaacagttcttgtgctgatgtcgcttccagaggcagttgggAACTCGGTACTGaggtgttgtaaccgaggacaggcgatttttacgcgcttcagcactcggtagTCCCgtactgtgagcttgtgtggcctaccaatttGCAGCTGAaacgttgttgctcttagacgtttccacttcccaataacagcacttatagttgaccgaggaagctctagcagggcagaaatttgattaactgacttgttggaaatgtggcatcctatgacacgttgaaagtcactgagctcttcagtaaggccattctactgccaatgtttgtctatggagattgtatggctgtgtgctcgattttatacacctgtcagcaacaggtgtggctgaaatagccaaatccactaatttgaaggggtgtccacatacttttctatcTTGAAAACAAAAAAGTAAAACTTTTTAGAACTATGTCAACAATAGACTAattgtttttgggtggagttttcctttaatcaAATCCGAACAATTTCCCTTCAAGTTACTGTATCTTGCTAATGTTACATGCTAATACTATTGGTAATTATGTAGCATAGCTAATGCTAACACTTATTCCTCctgatgtaaaaaataaaaaaaattaaaaaaaacagatcaaCGGTTTAAAAAGTAACTTACCCTCTTTTGCATTTCTTGTAGATGTTCCCAATTGTGTCCTGTTGCATGGCATACTTTTCAGAAATCTGAGAAAGGAACAAACGAAAGATGAGTGTCACTGTCAACTCTACGGTATCTTCTCCTGGTTGCTGGATGAGATGCTTGGAGGATGACAACAAGGTTAGGTAAGGAAGGAATAAGTATCATGAGTGTACTACCTACCGCTTGTCGTAGGCCTTTCAGGGTTGGGCTGCTGAGCATGAGAGCATCGAACACTTCCTCTGATTCTGTTCTCACGTACAGGAGCACTGCAAAACAAGATAACAGAATACTTCAGGTTGTGTGTGCCAGACAAGGACCACAGCAGTGCTTTGTTTTGCATATTGACCACGTATTCTTTGCCTCATACTATATGTATTGTCTGTACAACAGGTTTGGGTTTggccaattccatttcaattcaggaagtacactatTTTCAATTCAACAATTCTTCTTTACCTCGCTGTTGCTCCTCGCATCTGgcctgcttgcttggtggtgggCTACCATTGCTTTGTTCCAGTCTATCAGGGTACAGTCTCTTCAGTGAGCTCTTTTCAACCTCCTCCAATGTTGTGGGGGGTGCCTACACAGAGAAAAGGTGATAAGTAAAACAATTAGGTACAACTCCTCCGTAGAATATTATTGCTTCATTTTATTGCTTAACAGTCATGAGAATGAATGTTATTATCATGAATCTGTAGATATGCACATGAATGATGACGCAGATGCAGATAGATAAAAGGTTCCAGACAATAAGTTTGTCTAACTATCAGAGATGTTTGTTTCACAACCTGTCAGCGAGTCACATTGTATATTATAGGACAGAACATTTCCAGACTCTTTTACTAGTCAAGTTAATGTGAATGTCCCTCCCCTCTAAAGAAGCTGACCTTTTCTAAGAAAGTTATCTAAGACATTTTCTTTGAGAGATGGAATGATTTATGATACTCAAGTCTTGAAACCCCCCCCTCCCACCTCCAAAATGCAAGGTACCCCCTTCACCTTTAGCCTAAATTAGGTCACATCTCTACCTTACTTTCCTCTCATAAAGCTGTGAAAATGTATATAATCTATGTACTGTATAGTAAGTGTGTGTTCATTAACACTAGGGAAATAATGCTGTAAAGTGCTGGCATGCAGACCTTATTAGGCAGATTGAGCACATACACACTCTCCTTCCCCACTCCCTAAAGCCCAGACTGTGGGAACTAAAGGCCTGTCAGGACAGCAGCCCTTACCACCTCCACTGGCTTGTGTCAACAACACTGAAAAGggggacttgtgtgtgtgtgtgtgtgtgtgccaggtgtgtgtgtgtgtctttgtctaaGCCCCCGCAGGTTAATCCGTGTGTCAGTCACACTTGAGTCGAGTTTCGAGTCGAGGAAACTGAACGACCCACCAATTAGATCGTCTGATCTCGGCGTCTGTTTCTCCTCActctccctgacactctccccatcccaacCCACTTTTCCCACAACATTTTTTCCCACACTATCCCTTTTTTTCTCCTCTGTGCGCCACAGCCTGGAGCTACAGTCCAGGGATAGCAGGGAACATGACTCAACTCACTGTTGTGGTGGTGAACTCCAAGATCCCTCAAtaccagaaaaagagagagagagaaaaagagaagaaaGGAAAATAAAGGGGGAGTGGATAAGGGATGTGGGGAACCTACCAGGCCGCAGCGCTGCATGTTGGAGAGGTGCATCTCTGGGATGAAGAGGACAGGGTTGGTGACGTGGTCCTCCAGGGTCTTGAAGAAGGTGCTGTCACTTCCCATTGAGCTGGACACTACTGACTTGTTggctgaggagggagaggagaacgcTGGGTTAGAATTGGCGTTATAGACTGGCCTAAGATATAAAGGACTGGTTTACCGGGTGCTCTTTAGTCTATGAGTAAGGTTTACCTGAGTGTAGGAAACTGGCTCTATGACATTGTAATGCACCACTAGTTGTTCTCTTTAAGAAAGAATAGGATGCTATTCATACAAATGGGGCTAAATCCCAAAATTCAAATTTTGTTAGAAACCCATGAGGTGTTAAATTACAATCACAGACTGAAAATACAGGATGTATTTATTGCTTGGGTTAGTGTCTTGCTCCACTGCTGATCGAGTCCGAGTACATTTTCAATCACGTAAAGGAGTTGAGTTGGACTTGGGAAGGCCGAGCTTCATGATAAAAACAAATTGATGAAAGATACCCAAACTGTAATTCAATTCCTTATTTTCATGTTCTGACACACAACATGATGTATTGGTGGATTATTTGTTGGTGGATGTAGGTTGTCATTATTTTAGTACTTACTGATGTTGCTTGAGTCAATGACTGTCTTGACCCTCCTCttgctcctcttcctctcttcatccctcatCTTCCTCTCTGCACCCTGAGGAAAAAGACAGACGGTCACAACTCTACTCGGACACTTTTACTCCTCATTTAACAAATGGTGCATTTCtttgaaaacaaaaaaacaaaaaaaacaaaaaaacaaatctaTTTTTATGTCATGGATGAGCATAGCTAGCACAGTGGATAGAGATCTTTACTGACCTTATCGCAGAAGATTTTGACCTGGCAGGCCGCTCTGTGGATAAGGCGGTTGGTGCCGCTGCTGAAATCATAGGTGTCGATCTGGAGGTTGAGAGGAAGCCCCTTCACTCCCTTCTGAGAGGAGAAGTCTGTGCTCAGAGAGTTAATGCCAATgtacacctggaggagagagaagaagagggttaAAACAGGATATCAGACAACAGTTGAATTGGAACTTTCTAGAACAGTTTTGCTGACCTGTAGCACTTTCCTGTcatcaaatgacctagtggcctcatgggtgaaaTGTTATTCATAATGAATGGACATTATTTTTAAAAAGCTGCAGAAAATACGGTGtgtctatgtcaaacggttttgctATATTTCAGTTCTCtctgatgtatataaagtgtaatattgggatgcaaactcaacatTGAACACATTtcatctctatatctgacatggtacaggtgtcttctttttttaagcccataaccatgtgtgagaGGTGTATATTTTGTTTCattgtagatttgtttaagactaccaagaaaccctctgtgtgaccctgatctagcccactgcagtaaaaggttaaaggtCCTTGCACAGCAATTGGAACCTTAAAAATCATTaaagcatttttttatttaaccttcatttaactaagcaagtcagttaagaacaaattattatttacaattgacggcctaccaaaaggcaaaaagcctcctgcggggacaggggctgggattaaaaataaatacaatataaatataggaccaaacacacatcacgacaagagagacaacacaacactacataaagagagacctaagacaacaacatagcaaggcaacgacacatgacaacacagcatggcagcaacacaacataacaacaacatggtagcatcacaacatggtagcagcacaaaacatggtacaaacattattgggcacaaaccacagcacaaagggcaagaagttagagacaacaatatgtcacacaaagcagccacaactgccagtaagagtgtccatgattgagtcttttttgattgagataaaactatccagtttgtgtgtttgttgtagctcgttccagtcgctagctgcagcgaactgaaatgaggagcgacccagggatgtgtgtgctttggggacctttaacagaatgtgactggcagaacgggtgttgtatgtggaggatgagggctgcagtagatatctcagataggggctAGTGAGGCCTAAAATGGttttataaataaacatcaaccagtgggtcttgcgacgggtatacagagatgaccagtttagagaggagtatagagtgcagtgatgtttCCTATAAGGAACATTGGTGGCGTTGACacaattctcttttttttttacaaaacaaaCACTAGGAGTCTATGGACACATGGTGTAATGACACCTTTTTGGATTGGCAATCCCCTCCAATGTGCACAAATGTACAGAGGTACAGTATAGCAGAAAAGTCTAGAATGTTTCCACACTGGTTGGGTTTTAGGATATGAGAGGCATTGATTTGAACATACTATCGCTAGGGACCAGGAGTGGAAAGGGATGGTTGTGACAACAAGTGCCTTCCGTGTTAATTAAAAGGAGtttttctctctcattccttccAACCCGtcctttcccttctctctctctctctctttctcattctctctcccctcacctgcAGTGAGTTTTATTGCCCCACCCTCATGCCCTGGGGGGGCAGTGAGCAGATTGCAGTAAGCGCTCTCGACGTGACGCTCTTCCCTTGTGGTGACAGGCGCACCGGGGCGGCCGGCATGCCAGGGATTCTTCCCCTCCCAACCCTCAGCGCTCCTTCATCGCCCCATTTCAGCTCAATGGGTAGCGTGGCTAGGTACATAATAGGGGTGTGCCATGCATTACGACATCATCTATGTGTGTGCCAGTGTGCGTGTTTTCCACTGTTGCTCCAGTTTCCTCGCTGCTTTTACCTTCGCTTCCTCATTGGGGTTCCAGATGAAGGACAAAGCGTTGAAGGCTACCTCTTCCACGTGGCTGATGCCACTGAATACCTCTTTGTAGTCAGCTAGAAGATAAATAGAAAGATATTGATTTAGTTCAGAGAAATCTCTGGAACCATTGGAATAGTTCTTGTCTTTCATTGAAGTTGTTATCTGCTCTGAAAAGATACAGGCTTACGAAAAGCAaccacaaaaacaacaactgataAAAATCTTCCAGTCATTGGCATTTGTTGTTGTAGATGTTGACCTATGGCATTTCTCCATGACATTCTTCAGAAAAGACAACTGGGAAAGTCTTGTAACTGTCTGTTTCTATACATGCGTTTGTGGGTAGACGGTCAAAGTTGCGGGGCCATACCGATGTCAATGACTCTCTGCTTAATGGTCGGCTGCCGTGCGTGCCAGTGATTCCAGCACCTCAGCTGAATCTCTGCGCTCTTGTCGTTCTCAAACACCGCCATGACCACCGTCTGGAGAAAGAGCCACAAaaaaagatagagagaaagaagagaaaatagggagagagagagagagagccatcagACAAGGTACATTTTGTGTAGGTTATACGTCTTTGTTGGTGCGTCGTTGACTTTGAGAAAGGCACAACTGGGCACGTTTTATTCAGACATCAGACCCTGTTATCATAATTCTAAATTCTCAATTCTCTCCTGGTATTGTCACCAGCTATTAGCAGGGCTTGTGTGTGCTCTCTTTTGACTTGACAAAAGAGAGGGTTGTCACCCAGGCCGTTGGCACCACACctctccccctgttctccttCTGACTTAGTCACAAAGAACTCAGGGCCTGACTAACTGGCTGACATGCATTGGGTTTGGCCCCGCCAGACGAAATATGCAATGGCCTGAGTACTGCGCCTGGCGGAACTCCAACCCCGAAATCACCcatcacagaaagagagaagaaattTCCCGCCCTAATTCACCACGACTTGGTTCAGACAGTCAACAATGTTGAACCGAGAGATTTTTGTTTCCGAGAGATTCCTAAGGAACATACTTTCACTGGGGTTGTGTCAGACAGAACACCCTATGGGCAGAGGAAATGTTCTTGGGTGATGTCATCAAAGCTTGACTCACCTTGACTTTGTTGGAGATCAGGCTGGCTGAGCTGTCCACCCCCTGAAGGGAGATGGGGTAGAACTGGCCCTTGTTGAGGTAAACCATGGGCAGCTCGGACAACTTGTGCTGGATGGCTTGAGGGGCTCCCAGAATGAACTGGAAATTGTTCCTGGAGACAGAAAAGAACGTTAATGCACAGCATTATGCTTTGCTATTGGAATTTTACCCCCATTGCTTTATGATTTATACACAGCTCAATTATATTAATTATCTTTAGCCTAATAAGCATTAGCGATACTGGGCGTACAATAGTTCAGTGTTCAAGCTGACGTGATGACTTTGAAGTCATCACACAGGTGTTCTAATTTGATCTCATTCTCGGGGCAGATAGCTACCTGTATCTCTCTGGAGGGGATTTGCTGTAAGAGTCAGAGTAAACTGGGCTGTGCTGCTCGGCAAAGGGATCGCTGTAGGGTAGAGTCTGCTTCAGGGCAACACAAGAACAAATGTGAGAAGATGGAATATGAAAAGaacaaaaagaaagagagagatggaggaagggtAACTAGAAGTGAAGGGGGAGATGAGACATTGCCAGAGATGAAAATGTACAAAGAATAACACCAGTTGTGATATAGACAAAAAAAACAAGATGGCTACTCTTCTTGGGGCTGTAAGCTTACCTCAGTGGTGGCCTCAGGGAAGGCTGTCTCTGCGGGCCACTTTTGGGAGAGCAAGGAGTCGAAGATGTTGTTGATGACCTGCTTGTCGTAGGTGTCGGCACTGGGGGTGAGTGGGAGAGGGTTTTGGGGGacagaggggggacagaggggtgACAGCTTGCTGTTCAGCTCCAGCGCCTCCTGGGGGTGGCTGGAGGAAATGTTCTCGGACAGCAGCTTCATAATGTTGGCTGGCGTCTCCAGGGAGACCAGCTCGGGGGAGGAGCCAATCATAGTCCTGgattggggggagggggaggagtttAGATACAGGACCAACCCAATTCGCCACCCCTTCGATTGACACTCAATGAAATCAATGGGGTTGTTTGACAAATAGCACTCTCATGAGAAACACTGATTGTCAATAGTACTGACCTTCAAATAAACTCCAGCTCTTTTATACAGTAGCAGATACAgcagcacacatgcacacaattaCAGATTTTAAAAATATGTGTCAAAGTCAATAAAACATGAATAAAGCCAGTTTAGTTCTTAGAGTCCACTAAGCACACAAtgctactgaaagtgaactaaaCAGAGCTGGGCAGGAACTATTTACTGCCTAATCCTGGAATGTTTTCTCTCTTTATATAAGTTTCTCTGTGGGACTGACTGCTGTGTTTGACAGGACAACAGCGTGCCCCACCGATAGCCATTTTTCAACCCAGACAAAAGAGAATGTGAGAGAGCGGCAGAGCTGGGGCTGCTTCTCCTGCTTTGTGAGTCCGAGTGTTGTTCGGGGGTGGGAGGAGGATGATGAGAAGGAGGTGTACCACGGCCTATAATCCCTTGGGGCTCTGTTTGACATGGGGATTAGCCACCAGCTCACCCAACTCTAACCTCACCAAAGCCCTGCCTCTACCGCTTGACTCCATGTCAATGGGCTTGACATCATGACATGGGAACTCCTAATACCACCCGGCAACCACTTAAAATCCCTTTACGCCCTTATCTGTCCCATAAGCACACCCCTTTAGTGTCTGCCTCTCCCCCTTGATTGACAGGTGGCTATCTCAATCAAGTCCATACTCTTGGTAGTGTTAATAATTGCTCAGAAGTCAATCTTACCTCTCTGATGGCTTGTACATACTACTGCCTCGGCTGCATGCAACCATTTTCTGCTCTTTGGGTGTCTGTGAAAAGTGAAACAACAACCGTGAGTACTGATACAGCACAATATCTATACATAGGACTCAAAGTTGAACTTAAACAGGTggtataacacacagacacacagttacctTGCACTGGTCGTATGTGAGTAGGCTGTCTGTGTAGGCCCAGGAGTCCATGATGTAGTTATTGTAGCGCTGGTAGTTGAAGCTCTCGTTCTGAAGGACCAGTCCCAGAGTCCTGCAGCAAACAGACCAGGAGAAACATCACATTAATAAACGTACATTATAGATTTATTACAGATCAGAATGGTAGGCTTCCCATTCAGAATGTGGCATTACAGTGAAGGATTTAGTAATTCAATTCCTCTTCTTTTttattataaaataatatattagGAAGGCAACAATGAACCTGTTTTGGCTATAGAAGTGCCTCTTTACCTGTGTATTAGAAATGCAAGGCTTCATGGTGTGATCATCTGCATGCTAATAACAACCTTAAGCACTGCACATACCTGCCTCTGGAGGGTTTCGATTGCAAAACCACAGATCTTGATTATATTTGGCAGCAAGTGTCAGAGAAGTTCAACATGCCAGTGGCCAAGAgctcatgcacacacaaacatgcctTGTATGACCTCAACATGATCAGGTTACCTCGGAACTGTATGGTGGTTTTTTTTTAGGAAAGAAAGAAACAACTTATTTGATTTGAGCCTTTCCCTTCCTAGGAGCATAGCGATTTCTAAAGTAAACATTTCAGGACCGGAGCGCTCACCTGGGAGTCCCTGGGTTTCAATATTGCCAAAAGGCCAGAAACAAAACAAGGGATTTGGGGGAAGGATGAATTACTCCTCAGACCAGGATAAACAGAGCAGGATTTGTTTTGGGAATTTGCTGGCTACTGGGAATGGGATAAGCCTTCTCCTGTAAGTTGTCCTGAAATGGCCAGCATGCAAACAGTGCAGGTTTACCTATGGGCTACCacatcatgtgctaacaacagaGGAGGACTCCAGGCATTGACAGCCGACTGTGTTTgattaggagagagggagaataaaaAGAAAAATTCCTAAGCTATTATGATCCAACCCAAACTCTTAATGACTGTCACAATAAGGTATATTAGCATCAAATAAGACTGTGGGATCACCTATTCGTCTTATATAATTCCATACAACTGTTTACTAAAAATGCCTCATCTCAAAACTGCAACCCACCACTGTTCTAAGAtacacctgtctctctctgtacgcTCACTCACCTCAGTACACTATAACACCACAATATCTCATTAGCTACTCTCCTTTCCCTAAATAACGCTCAATGCAGATGTTACAACAGAGAATCCCGGTCTAGAGTTTCACTACTACACTGTTATGTAACTCAACTCATTACACATTGTCATGAACCAGCCCCTCTAACACATTCGAGGGGatacctgtttctctctccccattGTGTGTTGAACCCCCTGGGTTAGTGTCGACACGGCTTATGACAGGCCAGTTTAAATCATGAGCCGGCTTAAATTCACAACatagtggggggagagagagagagaatgtaaaatataaaatggaGAAACCTGACACACGCACACTTTTCTAAAAACACACCTTTCACATGGGGGTCTCATTACACAatgtaaagagagaaagagaaggggggcCCGAGTGCCTgatttctcaccctctctctggaAGTCTAAGTGGCTCAAACTACTGTACAACAGAAGATGAATGAACAAGTCAACGCTTGCATAATTTTCTATTTTGGCCCTCAGCAGAAAAGTTTAGATTAAAATTATAAAAGGAAGGGAAAATGTTGCAGAATCAACAGCAGTTTCAGCCAAAGGCCTTACATCTGTCATTCTAACCAACCAATACACTTGACTATACGACTGGTTGCATTTCACCTTGGAAGTTAAACCACAAGACACAAGGTCAGATTGGGGCCAGATGAAAAACTAACTCCACTACATACCCCCCTCTGTTGTTGACTATCTCCGTGAAATGAAAATGTGGATGAGCAAGTTTTTAAAATTAAACGACGACAAAAAAGAGATCATGCTTACGGTCCCCCAACTCCCTCATCAGGAAACTGGGTCAACTCAGCATGAGAATCGATGGCTGCACCATCCACTCCAACTCCACAGTCAGGAACCTTGGTGTTTTATTTTACCCCACTCCGTCATTTCAACCCCACATCCGGAACATCACCAACATCAGACTGCTTCCAACTCAGTAACATCTCACGACTCAGACCCTCTCTCACTGACCCCATTGTTGAAAACCTCATTCACACTTTTGTTTTATCACACTTGGATTACTGCAACGCCATTCTCTACAGACTCCCCGCCAAAACACTGGACAGACATCAACATATCAAAATTCAGCTACACGGGTCCTCACACAAACCGAACCTTGGGACCACATCACCCTCAACTCCActggttcccagttcacatcagGATCGCATTCAAATTGCTCATGCTCATCTACAAAGCACTTAATGGACTGGCGCCCACATACCTTACTGACCTCCTGCACCCCTACACTACCACCTGTTCACTGCGCTCCTCTGACATTGGCCTCCTCACCATCCCTCGCACCAGTCTCCGCTCCATGGGAGACTGGGCTTTTAGCAGTGCTACTCTggaactctctccctctccatgtcagAATCTCGCAATCCATACATAAATTCAACTCCACACTAAAAGACACAGCTCTTCACACCTGCTAACCTGGATTCTCTGTCGTCTTAGCTTTAATCCTCTATCTAGTTCACTTTTTTtttcatgtttagtgttctccctggttagtctgtcatcatgtttagtgttctccatggttagtctgtcatcatgtttagtgttctccatggtcagtctgtcttcatgtttagtgttctccgtggttagtctgtcatcatgtttagtgttctccctggttagtctgtcatcatgtttagtgttctccctggttagtctgtcatcatgtttagtgttctccctggttagtctgtcatcatgtttagtgttctccctggttagtctgtcttcatgtttagtgttctccatggttagtctgtcatcatgtttagtgttctctccctggttagtctgtcatcatgtttagtgttctccctggttagtctgtcatcatgtttagtgttctccctggttagtctgtcatcatgtttagtgttctccctggttagtctgtcatcatgtttagtgttctccctggttagtctgtcatcatgtttagtgttctccctggttagtctgtcatcatgtttagtgttctccctggttagtctgtcttcatgtttagtgttctccatggttagtctgtcatcatgtttagtgttctctccctggttagtctgtcatcatgttcagtgttctccctggttagtctgtcatcatgtttagtgttctccctggttagtctgtcatcatgtttagtgttctccctggttagtctgtcatcatgtttagtgttctctccctggttagtctgtcatcatgtttagtgttctccctggttagtctgtcatcatgtttagtgttctccctggttagtctgtccttatgtttagtgttctccctggttagtctgtcatcatgtttagtgctctctccctggttagtctgtcatcatgtttagtgttctccctggttagtctgtcatcatgtttagtgttctccctggttagtctgtcatcatg encodes:
- the grhl3 gene encoding grainyhead-like protein 3 homolog isoform X1, which encodes MTKEIETLGLVLQNESFNYQRYNNYIMDSWAYTDSLLTYDQCKTPKEQKMVACSRGSSMYKPSERTMIGSSPELVSLETPANIMKLLSENISSSHPQEALELNSKLSPLCPPSVPQNPLPLTPSADTYDKQVINNIFDSLLSQKWPAETAFPEATTEQTLPYSDPFAEQHSPVYSDSYSKSPPERYRNNFQFILGAPQAIQHKLSELPMVYLNKGQFYPISLQGVDSSASLISNKVKTVVMAVFENDKSAEIQLRCWNHWHARQPTIKQRVIDIADYKEVFSGISHVEEVAFNALSFIWNPNEEAKVYIGINSLSTDFSSQKGVKGLPLNLQIDTYDFSSGTNRLIHRAACQVKIFCDKGAERKMRDEERKRSKRRVKTVIDSSNITNKSVVSSSMGSDSTFFKTLEDHVTNPVLFIPEMHLSNMQRCGLAPPTTLEEVEKSSLKRLYPDRLEQSNGSPPPSKQARCEEQQRVLLYVRTESEEVFDALMLSSPTLKGLRQAISEKYAMQQDTIGNIYKKCKRGIFVNMDDNIIEHYSNHSAFLIEISEIMCGQFQVTLMEL
- the grhl3 gene encoding grainyhead-like protein 3 homolog isoform X2 codes for the protein MTKEIETLGLVLQNESFNYQRYNNYIMDSWAYTDSLLTYDQCKTPKEQKMVACSRGSSMYKPSERTMIGSSPELVSLETPANIMKLLSENISSSHPQEALELNSKLSPLCPPSVPQNPLPLTPSADTYDKQVINNIFDSLLSQKWPAETAFPEATTETLPYSDPFAEQHSPVYSDSYSKSPPERYRNNFQFILGAPQAIQHKLSELPMVYLNKGQFYPISLQGVDSSASLISNKVKTVVMAVFENDKSAEIQLRCWNHWHARQPTIKQRVIDIADYKEVFSGISHVEEVAFNALSFIWNPNEEAKVYIGINSLSTDFSSQKGVKGLPLNLQIDTYDFSSGTNRLIHRAACQVKIFCDKGAERKMRDEERKRSKRRVKTVIDSSNITNKSVVSSSMGSDSTFFKTLEDHVTNPVLFIPEMHLSNMQRCGLAPPTTLEEVEKSSLKRLYPDRLEQSNGSPPPSKQARCEEQQRVLLYVRTESEEVFDALMLSSPTLKGLRQAISEKYAMQQDTIGNIYKKCKRGIFVNMDDNIIEHYSNHSAFLIEISEIMCGQFQVTLMEL